NNNNNNNNNNNAtctacgagagaaaaaaatgtaaataataatgataatgtgacaatatacatgtataaaacgagagaaaacgagcGTTTGACATATTTAATTACTATACACAGTAATATTGTTGTACTGACTAGAATTTCAAACAAAATCTGCCTCTTTCATCTTGTCTCTTTATTGCATTATCATACCAaaatacccatatgtatatatatttatatatatatttatatataaaaaaaaacggttaCGCAACAACGCCATCGCCattaggtgggtgggggggtggggggtatggggggaaggggtgggggggcaggttCAGTGACGTcatacgttttctttctttttttcttttttttaagtactgTTGGGATGATCTCCTAACGTATGCCCTCCGAGTGGCAGTCAAGAACGAAATGGCTTGTACATTGATAACGAAGGAcataggaaggaaagaaagaaaaaaaaaaaaaaacaagttgcaAGGCCGTTAGAATGCGGACTTCATAACTGTGCATtcacctaaacaaacaaacaaaaaacgagatATAGGCTTCTTCCGACGGCATCACTGGGACAATATgtcatttacaaaatattttgtaacaatatataaatactaccataatctacttttttttttttttttttttttttgatacacgGTTTTTTTTTCCCACGTCACTGAACTGCCTTGCGATTGGCTTATTGCACTGATGACGTCACGCAGACTTGTCTCCCCCAAATGCCCACGGGTTTTCCTTGACGTTCATTGGTCGAGGCTGTCACCACCACAGGCTGTCACCACCACAGGCTGTCACCACCACAGGCTGTCGTACCTCCATGGGCAGTCATCACCATAGGCTGTCAATACCATTGGCTGTCACTACCATGGGCTGTCACCACCTTAGGTTGTCACACCACAAGTTACAGGTTTGCTCTCTTGGCTCGATCTGTTTGGGAAAAGAGAATAAGCAGAGGTTAATATCGTTGCTTGCTTCATATTGAATTGAAAAGTAGAATTCCCTGTTGCATTGAAAAGTAGAATTCccaatttataaattatataacagaaagatatatataacagATGTACGGATCCACGAACAACGCAACTGAGCCTCATCTCACCTTCAGTGTACAGGCTCCTTCAGCAACATCTTGGTTCTCTTTCGCCCAACACCGAAGACCTGCACAAGAACGGCCTGCCCGGTGATCCTTCCGCCTCAGCATcgagtctctctcctcttcttttcgtcttccttctttttcttcgtccttttacCTGATCTTCAACCGTCTTCGTCActtgcttttttctcttcttcttcttcttcttcaaccaaATCGCCTTCGTCAAATGAACCAGCGTCGCCTGATGTTGTGCAGTCGTAACTTCTGTTTTCAAACCTCCAGCCACCAATCATCGACCTAAtcgacctcttcttcctcttccctttcttccttgacTTTCGATCTCTGCACTGCTTCTTCTTCGGCAGTTTCGAGTTTccacacctccttctccttctctctcttcacaaacgttacaaaaaaaaaaaagatggcaaACAATGATAGGGACTTGTTTCTTACAGAACTAAAGAATCAGTTTTTCTTCGTTCCTTTGAGCCTCCTCACCATCGGAGAAAATTACAATAAACTATACGAGTGGACTGGTGATCCAATAGAAAGACATGTTTAGTAGTATTTGTTTACACTGCGAgactccctctcatttccttgaTAGGATGACTGTCTTgaatctcctctcttttccttccttcaaaGCCCCACTTGCCCTCACTAGAATTTTGGTTCAGTTTTTCTTAAATTTCattcaacatatatattcaaaatggtTCATCACTTCCACAGAAGACatgtgaacaaaaataaaaaataaaaaaagcctcTTACAATACGGTACGACGTGGAGAATACTGGTTTACCAAAGGACGACTCACCCGCTGCGGGTCGTCGTCCACCAACTAGACTGTTTCACATGCATTATGGCTGGGCTGCTAAGGCTACAGTTTTGTCTCATCACCGAGATGATCTTTGTGCACCATTATATTGACCAGACTGCGGTAAGTTGCGGTTTAActggtttgttattattgtttttttggttCGTCTGTTCTGTGTACTGTTTcattaacttttttgttttttgttaaaaaGGTCATAGGAAACAATGGTTGAAGGCACTGGCACCGTTATGGAGGCTTTGTAAGCTGGGTAGGACAGTTGGTCCCCGTCCAACAGATCTCTCGTGTACAATACTAATGACTTCACTAGAGTACTGTTAAGTCTATGCTGGACAGAAGTGTTATATCTTAAAAAGTCTCTGTCTTTCGTTGTCTAcacgaaagaggggaggagaaaaaaaggacgcGCCCTTGGATCAAGCGGCCCCGGGGCTTCCTGCCTACTGCAAGAAGGCGCCGGAGCCGATCCAGGTGTGGGAGATGCCGCAGTCGGACAGGAGGTGGTCCGTCTCGTCGGCCACACTCGAGAAGTCGAAGTGGGACCCCGAACTCGTGCTGACGGCGTCGAAGTCGATGTCAGCCAAGTCCATCTTGATGTCGGTGACGGAGATGAAGTCCGTGATGTTGTATAGGTCGTCGAGACTCGCGTGGTCCACCGCCAGCGAGGCGCTCGGACTGGGGGTCTCCTGCTTCAGCTCCGTCTTGATGTAGGGCGTGGTGGGGGTCTCGCACAGGGGCGAGGCCAGGCCGGGCGAGGCCAGGCTCTGGGGCGTGTACACGGCCTCGTACAGAGGGTCCTCGGGCTCCTGCTTGATCATGCTGGCGGTGCTGATGCTCGACATGATGTTGTGGATGGACGTGGCGCTGCTGAGCGTGAGGCTGGTTCGACTACTGGTGTGAGTGGAGGGCGACGAGGCGGTGGAACTGGTGCTGGAGTGGTAATGGGCGGTGTGGGCGGGGTTGTAGCTGAAGGCCTGCTGGTCGTCGTACATGGAGGCACTCTCGGGCGAGTCTGGCAGGTCACAGGGCGGGCTGGCGGGCACTTCGGGAGGGGACTGCGGCGTGAGGGCCATGGCACCGTTCTGGGGCATCATGTGCGACCGCTTGAAGTCGTCGTCGATAGTGATCTTGATGCCCAGCTTGTTGTGGTCGACCTCGAGGCCCTGCGTGTGGGTGATGCGCGTGTTGCTGATCACGTTGACCACGCTCTTGGCCTTCTcccggccgccgccgccgccgtgacTCTCCTTGGCTTTGGTCACCTTGCCGCCGTTCTTGTCCGAAACGCCCCTCAGCTGCCCCCCCTTCTGCCCCTTCTTGCGCGGACGGTACTTGTAGTCGGGGTACTCGCGGAGGTGCAGCTCCTTCAGCCGCTCAGCCTCCTCGCGGTACGGGCGGCGCTGCTCCTCCGACAGCATCTTCCAGCGGCGCCCCAGCTGCTTCGAGATCTCGGCGTTGTGCATGTCGGGGGCAAACTTGACGATCTCGCGGCGCTCCATCTGCGACCACACCATGAAGGCGTTCATCGGGCGCTTGATGTGGTTCGGAGGATGCTTCTTGGTCtgcggagagacagaaaaaaaaggatcagCCACCGGATCGGAAATTATTTGGGGAAAAATATCAAACTCAATCAAAAAGTAATTCACGAAAGGCAAATCTAAACATCAGTGTCGTATGTGTTTGGACAGGCTGGCATTATCACGGttcgtttcctctttctgtcattccccgacgctcttgctcgctctgccccttccccttttcaatCCCTTATCCCCCTCACTGTATacacattccccc
This genomic stretch from Penaeus chinensis breed Huanghai No. 1 chromosome 8, ASM1920278v2, whole genome shotgun sequence harbors:
- the LOC125027972 gene encoding transcription factor sem-2-like; the protein is MDSACQHDGKMLPHANYERIPVQSTRSAVFGSMLVDDKSNTPYSDATQTKKHPPNHIKRPMNAFMVWSQMERREIVKFAPDMHNAEISKQLGRRWKMLSEEQRRPYREEAERLKELHLREYPDYKYRPRKKGQKGGQLRGVSDKNGGKVTKAKESHGGGGGREKAKSVVNVISNTRITHTQGLEVDHNKLGIKITIDDDFKRSHMMPQNGAMALTPQSPPEVPASPPCDLPDSPESASMYDDQQAFSYNPAHTAHYHSSTSSTASSPSTHTSSRTSLTLSSATSIHNIMSSISTASMIKQEPEDPLYEAVYTPQSLASPGLASPLCETPTTPYIKTELKQETPSPSASLAVDHASLDDLYNITDFISVTDIKMDLADIDFDAVSTSSGSHFDFSSVADETDHLLSDCGISHTWIGSGAFLQ